The sequence below is a genomic window from Pleurocapsa sp. PCC 7327.
TTACCAACCCGAACCGAATACACTGGAAGCCGAGTTATACGAAATATTCCTTAAACCCCAAGACTGGGCGAATTGGCAGTCGTCTTAGGAATCCCTTGATGTTGCAGAGCTGATTGACTGACAAATCTTTGTCCCCCTCATCCCTAAATCCCTTCTCCCACAAGGGGTGAAGGGACTTCAGGCCAAAGTCTTAGGTTGAAAGCTTCTCTCCCTCTCCCAGAGAGGGGTTGGGGTGAGGGCGATTTGAGTTTTGTCAGTCAACCAGGTTGCAGAGACGTTCCCTGGAACGTTTCTATCAGTTTATTGGCGCACGTCGGCGGACTTGGTTCCTGACGTCAGCAGGCGTTTCCGTCCTTCCATATCGCTTTGCTCCGAGGAGTTAGATAGATAGATTTTTGGCGATCGCTCGTATAGAATTTGAGCGACGTAGACGGTGGCGATCGTTTGAACGATTCCCATGACGATAAACAAAGAATTAAACGAAAAGGAACTGACAATTAGTCCGCCTAACAATACGCCAATTCCTGTTACGATCTCCGATTGTCCGTCGGCAAGCGCCCAAACGCATCCAGAAGATTTTTTCTTACGTCCATGATTTTCATAACGTTCGTACTTTGCATATAAAGCATTCCAGGTTGGAGTAGACAAAGCCGATGCAACTCCTACACCAATTTGTACGACTAATAATTCACTTTGAGAGGAGACCAATAGGTAAGCAAAAGTAAAAATTGCATTTAAGGCATAGCCTATAGTCATCAGTTTTTCTTTACTAATAACTTTGTCGGCAATCTTACCAACAAAAACAGTAAAGATACCGGAGGCAATGAGATAAGCTGCCCAAACCCCAGAGATCTCAAGAATATCGCCGCCAACTTTTTTAGCAAATACGGCAAAAAGTGGGGCAAACATTCCTTCCCCCAGATACCAAATATTGCTACTGTAGAGCAAAATTTTGAGTTGTCTGTTTAACATGAAACTCTCTTCAACTCTTTAAAACGCTTGGAACGGTTGTAATAACAAGTTAATACCGAGTCTGTGGCGGCTTTTTCCTCTGCAATAGCATTAACTTTCGCCATCGCGCCAGCTATATTTTCGGATTTTTTCCTGGTGCAATGGATCGAGGGAATTTATATAAAATTCATTGAGTTTTCGCTCGAGTTCGTCTAAGACCCAAATAATCGTTCCTTTAGGGATAAATTGGGTGGCAAAAACACCATTACCTATTTTCTCACTGACAAAACCTAGTCGGGTATGAGGATGCATCATAAAGTTAATCAAAGCTAAATAATTTATCCGATTGATTGAGATAAGGCATCAAGATATTACGATGATTTCATGGATCGTACTTGACTTTTGTCAGACCAAAATTCTCTGTTTTCGTTGCTAGATTTAGCCTAGTAACGAAGGTTAGAGATAGCGCTAAAAACATAACTTTAACTACCTTAAAGAAGGCGGTTCTAATTTAAACTGAGGTTAAGCTTTTTATATCTATCGTAGTAAGTAACCAATACCGAATCTAAGGATTCTCTTCCCTCTGCAACAGCATTAACTTTGT
It includes:
- a CDS encoding MFS transporter, which encodes MLNRQLKILLYSSNIWYLGEGMFAPLFAVFAKKVGGDILEISGVWAAYLIASGIFTVFVGKIADKVISKEKLMTIGYALNAIFTFAYLLVSSQSELLVVQIGVGVASALSTPTWNALYAKYERYENHGRKKKSSGCVWALADGQSEIVTGIGVLLGGLIVSSFSFNSLFIVMGIVQTIATVYVAQILYERSPKIYLSNSSEQSDMEGRKRLLTSGTKSADVRQ
- a CDS encoding SET domain-containing protein codes for the protein MMHPHTRLGFVSEKIGNGVFATQFIPKGTIIWVLDELERKLNEFYINSLDPLHQEKIRKYSWRDGES